The following is a genomic window from Nicotiana sylvestris chloroplast, complete genome.
CTTATCAATAAAATTTCCATTTATCCGTGATCTAGGCATAGGTAGCAATCCATTCTAGAATTCTTCTCATTACCTCTCATGGGAAAAAGATCCCACAAAGAAAAGAATTGTATAGTACGAAATAACATAAAAACTTCTTTTTTTTTTAAGAAAAAAACAAAAGATATGAATCCTCTATTCCAATTGTTCCTTTTTGACAGGAATCGATAAGAAATAAGAAATATTTCAAGGCGATTCGATTTCATACTAATGTAGTAGTATAGGAACTATTCCGATTTCGGTGAAGTTACAAATTCGAAGAACTCGAGAAATTTTGATTGAATCATGATACAAATTACAAAGAAGAAAAAAGACCGAATAATCATTCTATGATGAAAATAGAATAACTGCCAATTTTGTGTACATAACGGGTATACACTATACAATCAAATCTAAATTTTTTTTATGAATTTCTATTCTAATAGAGGGGTAGGTGTTTGTTGTTGAGAACTCCAAAACCGAAAAGTAATTTGAAAATTTTTCTGGTATGGAATCATAGTCTATATAATTAGAATTATGATTTAAGAGTATCCATTAACTATAGTCTAAAAGATATAGACCATCAATCAGTTGATTCGTTCTAATTCATTGAATTAATCCGTTATAAAAATATCAGAAAAAGAAAAAGAAGGGAACGTTGTTTTTGCAAACATGAATCGAATTTTTTTTTTCACAATTTTTACGCAAAATTGTATCTTTATCCCGGAGCCTCGAAGGAAAGAAAAATCGTTCTTTGCTTTGACTTTGATGAAAAATTTTCAGTTAAAATGGATTGATCATACCTATCCAATAATGGAATATGGATTATGACTGACTCGCTATTCACTCGGTTTTTGGGTCATAATCGTTATGTAGGAGAGATGGCCGAGTGGTTGAAGGCGTAGCATTGGAACTGCTATGTAGGCTTTTGTTTACCGAGGGTTCGAATCCCTCTCTTTCCGTACCTTCGCTTAATTCACCAATTTTACTAACAACAAGGGCTCAAATAGCAATGGATACCATTATTCCAACAGCTAGACCCTTCTTTGATCTAAAGATATAGATTCTCAATTCCTAATTGCTGTGACGCGTAAAATAGAATACTAAAAAATAATAATAATCAAAATACTGGAAAGAAAAGAGTAGACAAGGAATGAAAATAGATCCTTGGTCTATGATACAAAAATGGGGGAAATCCAGATCAAACTCGGATTTATCTTACTTAACCTTAGGTTAATTTACTTCGCCTAAAGGGAAGAAAATTTTCCGAACCCTCGGTTTCAGTCTGAGGTTTAAGTCTGACGAGAATAATATTCTACGACTAGCAATTCATTTATTTTCAAACCGACCCATTTACTATCTATTATTTGATTGACTAATCCTTTATATTGGAATGGGTGAAGGGTCAAATGGTTTGGTAATTCCTCATGAGGGGATGAATCGAGAGAAATTTGAATCAGAGCTCTGGATTTTTGTTCATCCTTTGCCGTAATAATATCTCGGGGTTTGCAGCGATAACTCGGTATATCTACTATACGACCATTAACTAAAATATGTCGATGGTTAACTAATTGACGGGCTGCGGGAATAGTTGAAGCCATACCCAATCGAAAAAGGATGTTATCCAAACGCATTTCAAGTAATTGTAGTAAAACTTGACCTGTTGACCCCTTGGCTTTTCTGGCGATACGAACGTATTTAAGTAATTGTCGTTCTGTAAGACCATAATGAAAACGCAATTTTTGTTTTTCTTCTAGACGAATACGATATTGAGATTTTTTCCCGGAACGCGATTGGTTTCTAAGATCACTTCCGTTCCTAGGCTTTTTATTAGTTAGTCCTGGTAAAGCCCCCAGGCGGCGTATTTTTTTGAAACGAGGTCCTCGGTAACGCGACATAAAGACTCCTTATTCTTATTTCTTATTTAGTATTTCGAATTAATTCTTATTTCTATTTATTTTATTTTTTATTGAATTTTATTTTACAGAATAAACCTAAACTAAAACTAAACTGAACTAAATGAAGCGAAGTTTACTGAAATAGTGTACTTGTACTATTACTATAAAGAAAAGAAGAATGGGATGAATTGGATAAATATACAGACCCCCTTCTATTATATATATAATCCTTTCCCGACATAATTGGAAGTTCCTATAATAAATTGATAGCTTTTGGAAAAGGAAGAAGGCGCTATTTCAATATTCTTTGATTTCAAAGGAACATTATCAATCATCTAAAAAATGGAATAAAAAAAAAAGAATAGGGAAAAGCCGGCTATCGGAATCGAACCGATGACCATCGCATTACAAATGCGATGCTCTAACCTCTGAGCTAAGCGGGCCCACATAACAGAAATCTTATATGCATAGTAATTGACTAAACTATTGGAATTGGAATCTTAGTTATTAACTATTCAATATTATATTGAATATTCTAGAACATAAGGATTAATATAGCGATATAGAATTTCGATTTATCACAATTCTAATAACAATTCTAATACTAATATTATTAAATAGTGATTGTAAATATTGTTAATATTCTTTTTTTTTCATTTTCCATTTGAATGGTAAATGTTCTTTTTCATTTCTTTTTTTGTCATTTGAAATCCTTTTGATTTTTTATTACAGTTCTATATTTTATTCTATATCATATATATCTCTCATTCTATATTTATTTCAAATTCTAATTGTTTAATGGAATGGTTAGTTATAACTAATGAGACATTCCTCCGCTTTCAGGCGAAAGTGAAGATAAAAAAAAAGAATCGACCGTTCAAGTATTCCAAATTGAATGGCAAAATGGCAGGAAGAGAGACATATAGATGGGGTATATATCCATCTATATTGAATTGCGGATTCCGAAATGATAAAATCATTTTTGATTGGACAAAAAAAGGTCTCCTATAGAAGATAGTTAAGAAAATCAAAGAGGAGAAAACACGTTTTCGAGATAGGAATCGGTATCTAATGAATTCAATGGTTCCAGTATAAATGAAAGAAAAAGAAAAAGGAATGACATCACAACGAGATCCTAATCTCAAAAAGAAAGGGGGATATGGCGAAATCGGTAGACGCTACGGACTTAATTGGATTGAGCCTTGGTATGGAAACTTACTAAGTGATCACTTTCAAATTCAGAGAAACCCTGGAATTAACAAAAATGGGCAATCCTGAGCCAAATCCTGTTTTCCGAAAACAAACAAAGGTTCAGAAAAAAAGGATAGGTGCAGAGACTCAATGGAAGCTATTCTAACAAATGGAGTTAAATGCGTTGGTAGAGGAATCTTTACATCGAAACTTCAGAAAGAAAAAGAATGAAGTGAAGGATAAACGTATATACATACGTATTGAATACTATATCAAAATCAAATGATTAATGATGACCCGAATCTGTATTTTTTCTATAAAAAATAGAAGAATTGGTGTGAATCGATTCTACATTGAAGAAAGAATCGAATATTCATTGATCAAACCATTCACTCCATAGTCTGATAGATCTTTTGAAGAACTGATTAATCGGACGAGAATAAAGATAGAGTCCCGTTCTACATGTCAATACCGGCAACAATGAAATTTATCGTAAGAGGAAAATCCGTCGACTTTAAAAATCGTGAGGGTTCAAGTCCCTCTATCCCCAAAAAGACTATTTCACTCCCCAACTATTTATCCGACCCCCTTTCCTTAGCGGTTCCAAATTCCTTATCTTTCTCATTCACTCTATTCTTTTAGAAATGGATTTGAGCGTAAATGGCTTTCTCTTATCACAAGTCTTGTGATATATATGATACACATAGAAATGAACGTCTTTGAGCAAGGAATCCCTAGTTGAATGATTCCCTATCAATATCATTACTCATACTGAAACTTACAAAGTCATCTTTTTGAAGATCGAAGAAATTCCCCGGCTTTGAGAAAATTTTTAATCTACTTTTGTCCTTGTAATTGACATAGACCCCAGTTCTCTAATAAAATGAGGATACTACATTGGGAATAGCCGGGATAGCTCAGTTGGTAGAGCAGAGGACTGAAAATCCTCGTGTCACCAGTTCAAATCTGGTTCCTGGCACATGATTAATTTGTATGGGTCTCTCTTCCCTCGAATTAATTTCTAATTAATTGATATGAATCAACATACATATTCTTTTAGAGTCTAGATTAGAATAATAGCTTTATCCAGTTTGGCGAGATATACCCCATCTATGTTCTAGATGGGTAGAGTTTCTTAGATAAAGTATCTAAAAGAATTGGATTCTATCTCCTCTTTTTTTTCTCCTCTCGTTCAACCGAATTTGAATACGTAATACATATTCGAAAGGTTCAATTGGTTAATTGTTGAAAGGCTCAAAAGTCGAATCCGAATCTAGGGGGGTTGAAATAGACAAGATTCAGCTCAGATCCAAAGAAATAGAATCCGATATTCTCTCATTTCTTTGTCTTTTCTTTCATATTCGATTTCTTCATTCCGGATTTCTCCATTCCTTCCTATATGCCTTTCTAGAACCCATCTAAGTAATGTGCGCAGTACAAAGTTCATGATGCAGAACTCATTTGGTTCATCCTATTGGTGTGACCCATCCGAAATAAGTATCTTCCAAATAAATGTGAGAATTCCAATGAATCCCTAATTGTCTTTTTTTGTTAGCCTATCGATAATTCCCTAAATTAGACCTGCTTAATCTAGAACAGAACGTGCAATCCTTGAATATCTGAAATTGTCTAAGTGGAAATAGCTTTCTTATCATTCAATGAGCATCTTGTATTTCATAAAAATTGGGGGCAATATAATCCTTACGTAAGGGCCATCCTATCCAACTTTCAGGCATTAAGATACGTTTCAAGCGTGGATGATTATCATAAGAGATTCCCAACATATCATATGATTCTCGTTCTTGAAAATCCACACTTTTCCAAACCCAGAAAACAGACGGAATTCTAGGATTCCTCCTGGAGGCAAATACTTTTATGCATACCTCCTCTGGTTGATCCACACCATCCTCTATTCTCGTAAGATGATACACACTAGCTAACAGCCCGCCAGGCGCTACATCATAGGCACATTGAGAGCGGAGATAGTTGTACCCATATACATAAAAAATGACAGCAATGGAATGCCAATCCTCGGGCTTTATTTGTAAAGTCTCTATTCCTTGGTAATCAAAGCCCAAAGATCTATGAATTAGCCCATGCTTGACTAGCCAAGCAGACAAACGACCCTGCATCTTTTTTATCTCTCCCGCATTTTTATTTATATAAGTATTTCACATTTACGATGAAATTTCTGAAAATTGACCCACCACTTTTTATTCTGGACAAAGGAATCCTGTCTAATTCACTAATTCGGGGGAAGATACTGAATTTTTGTATTTGAAAAAGATTTCCGTAGGGATCTCTGAAGTAGATGGGGGTTGATAAAGAACTCTTTGATCATAATTTCCCGTATGAATACTGTGTTGAACATGAAACTTGTGATTGGTAGTAAAACACCGATTCGCTCGTTGAGACCTAATTCGATCTTCATAGAGTTCTCGAGATATTTTCTTACGAAGTTTTGTTATAGCATCTATAACCGCTTCCGGTTTAGGTGGGCAACCTGGCAAATATACATCTACAGGAATTAGCTTATCGACTCCCCGAACAGTACTATAAGAATCGGTACTGAACATCCCGCCTGTAATTGTACAGGCTCCCATAGCAATAACATATTTTGGTTCAGGCATTTGCTCATATAATCTCACTAAAGAGGGGGCCATTTTCATTGTTACTGTTCCGGCTGTTAAAATTAGATCCGCTTGTCTAGGACTCGATCTTGGTACTAGTCCATAACGATCAAAGTCGAAGCGTGAGCCTATTAGTGAAGCAAATTCAATGAAGCAACAACTGGTACCATAGAGAAGCGGCCATAAACTAGAGAGTCTTGACCAATTTGAAAGATCATTTAATGTAGTTGAAATAACTGAATTTTGGGTTGTTCGATCAAGTAAAGGAAACTGAATGGAATTCATAACTGTCTCAATCTTATTTTTTCCGTTTTTCTTTTTATTGTCTGAATATTCAGGAGCTAAGACCATTCCAATGCCCCCTTTCGCCATGCATAAACTAAACCAATAATTAAGATAAGCACGAAAATGAAAGCTTCTATAAATACAGATACACCCAATACGTCGAAACTCATTGCCCATGGATAAAGAAAAACCGTTTCAACATCAAAAACAACAAAAACTAGAGCAAACATATAATAACGGATTCGAAATTGTAACCAAGCATCGCCCATTGGTTCTATACCCGACTCATAAGTAGAAAGTTTCTCCGGCCCTTTGCTAATCGGGGCTAACACTCCGGAAATTAAAAATGCCAAAATAGGAACAAGGATAGATATTATTAGAAATGCCCAAAAAAAATCATATTCGTAAAGCAGAAACATAAACGCACTCCTATGAACGTGGAAAATATACCGGATTCGATTGGTCGATTCGAATTGGAATTGTCAAGTCATCCATAACTATTTAGTCAAAACAAGAATTCATTTTGATCGAACCGTCTAGTTTGCTTTGTTTATTGGTTTATTGTAGGGCATATCTCATTGCAAGATTCATCGACTGGAATCCGATTTTATTTCCATTATACTTATTTCCATTTTATTTAGTTAGTAGAACCTTCTAACTATATATTACTCTTATACAAATTCTCTTGTTTCTCTTGTTTTCATCCAGGATTTTCTCTAAAGACGGGGAATTCTAAATTAATTACTTATCTTATTTCTTCTTTAATTAGAAATTCTTTAAAGATTTCTATTTTTTTCTATAAATAGAATCAGGAGGTCTTTTTTCTTATTTTTTCTTAGTGATTTAGAATAGAACAAGTAATCAAATAGAAGAGAATGTATAGGAATTTCCATCTCAAGATTTAGAAGATCTTGTGTTGGTATATTCCTTATTATTATTATTTAATAATAGTATTAGGGTTCGAATCCAGGTGACGGGGTTTTTCTTGGTTGAATACAGAAAAAGAGGACTGCCTTTTTCGTGTTGTGCTTCGCTAGGTCGAGGTAAGTAAGGTATACGAAGGAAAAGCCTATTTGACAATGAAAGTGACCAAAGGTATTCGTTTTTCAAAAAACTTTAGCTTGTACACAAATACAGCAGGCCCTTCCTAAATCCATGTGAATTCCTCTTCGTAGTTTTTCATTTCACCAGGCCCGTGAAATGATTTGACTTCCACAACTCAATAAGATTGGGGATATCAAAAGAAAGGGAGTCTCACTAATTCTTTTATTGTGGATATGAATATGTAATTCGCCTCCGAAGATTAATGACGAAAGGTTGGTTTCTTTATCCGCAATTGAAAAAATCAATATCGATTGGATCCGTTGATATGCATTTTTTCTTTCATCTGCTTAAACGATTGCCGTGAGTAAACTTATAGGAATAATTGGATTTCACTTAGTTACAAGCAAGAAATAATAATGAAGAAATGAAAATTATAGAATTTTTTGGATTTTGCATTTTTATAGGGCTATACGGACTCGAACCGTAGACCTTCTCGGTAAAACAGGTCAAACTTATTATTATTAAAATGATCTGAACTGTTTCAAAGACCCAACATGCATTTTTTTTGCATTGGGCTCTTTCATTAACTGATATAAATATCAGTTAGTCTGCCATTTTTTTTCTTGACAGAAAAAAAGATAAGGAAATGGCTCCATGTGCTCTGATTCATTATTTGGGAGCATTACCAAAGTGTTTCAAAGGTGGGATTATCTTGACGTAGGTCTGTCTCTGGCCTAGATCAACCTAAGTTAAATGAAGTCTCTATCGTTCTGCTGAAAAAATCAAATATGAAACTTCATACACCTTAAAGTTCATATGACGAAAAGAGATTTTTTTGAGGTCCTTATACTCATTATGCCTAGCATTGAATAGACTGGGTATTCACCTTATCAAGATCTCAAATCAATGATGGGGTCTGTTTGGCACCTCCTAAATGGGCGTCCAAATTGGACCGAACTCTTTGTCAGGCTATGGTTCCCTCAAAGTTATGGAGTAAGACATCGATTTCTCAACAAGATCAATTTTTCTGATTGTATGATGAACTCCCTTGAAAAACATTGGCGCGCGTGTAAACGAGTTGCTCTACCAACTGAGCTATAGCCCTTAGTGCTTGTGATACATATTTTATCATGTAGATAAATTCTTGTCAAGATAAATATTCCATGATCCAACATCAACAATCTTTGATCTCTTTGAGCGGTATTCCTTAGATTAGTATTGCTTATTAAGTAATATGATATTTATAATCCATCGACAGGATGGGTTTCATTTGGTTCTCTTTGGGATGATAAATGACCTACTTAACTCAGTGGTTAGAGTACTGCTTTCATACGGCGGGAGTCATTGGTTCAAATCCAATAGTAGGTAAAACTTATTAGATACCAGAGTCAATGGTATCTAATAAGGTTTACGACCCACCCTTAGTGATATTGATTTTTTGATTTTGTATCTTTTCTATTTCATTTTTGAATTTGAATTTTTGCATCAGAATTGGATTCTGTTTGATTGTATTTGATTGTATTCACCCGACAGAATCTAAATAGGATTAGAAAGAGAACTTCTTTTTATTATTCGAACGTACCAACTAGTTATGAAATCGGATTGATAGCCTCCACCCGTGTTCTAGCTCGTCGGAGAGCTAGATTTGCCTCAATTTTTTGTCTCCTTCCTTCAGCCTTTTTCACATTAGCTTCCGCTAGTTCAAGAGTTTGCTGAGCTTCTTGTGGATCAATGTCACTACCCTTCTCCGCATCATTTACTAAAACAGTGATCTCATTATTGCCTATTCTAGCAAAACCACCCATCAGAGCCATCGTTAACCATTGGTCGTTAAGACGTATTCTCAAAATCCCTATATCTACAGCTGTGGCAATAGGGGCGTGATTTGGTAATATGCCAATTTGACCGCTATTAGTAGATAAAACAATTTCTTCCACTTCTGAATCCCAAACAATTCGATTAGGGGTCAGTACACTAAGATTTAAGGTCATTTCTTCAAATTGCTCTCCATTTCTAAGTTCATAGCCTTCGCGGTAGCTTCATCGATATTACCTACCAAATAAAAGGCCTGTTCAGGAAGACCATCTAATTCTCCGGAAAGGATCAATTGAAATCCTCGAATTGTTTCTGCTAGACCAACATATTTCCCTGGAGAACCGGTAAATACTTCTGCTACGAAAAAGGGTTGTGATAAGAAACGCTCAATTTTTCGCGCTCTTGCTACGAGTAAACGATCCTCTTCGGATAATTCGTCCAATCCAAGGATAGCTATAATGTCCTGAAGTTCTTTGTAACGTTGTAAAGTTTGCTTAACTCTTTGGGCGGTTTCGTAATGTTCCTCACCAACGATCCGAGGTTGAAGCATGGTTGACGTTGAATCTAAAGGATCTACTGCTGGATAAATACCTTTGGCAGCCAATCCTCTTGATAGTACGGTAGTAGCATCTAAATGTGCAAATGTCGTAGCAGGAGCAGGGTCGGTCAAATCGTCTGCGGGTACATAAACTGCTTGAATAGAGGTTATGGACCCTTCTTTGGTAGAAGTAATTCTTTCTTGTAAAGAACCCATTTCGGTACTCAGGGTGGGTTGATAACCCACAGCGGAAGGCATTCTACCCAATAAGGCCGATACTTCGGATCCTGCTTGGACGAAACGGAAGATATTGTCAATAAAAAGAAGTACGTCTTGCTCATTAACATCTCGGAAATATTCCGCCATAGTTAGGGCAGTCAAACCAACTCTCATACGAGCTCCCGGCGGTTCATTCATCTGACCATAAACTAGGGCTACTTTTGATTCTGCAATATTTTCTTCATTAATTACTCCAGATTCTTTCATTTCCATGTAAAGATCATTTCCTTCCCGAGTACGTTCACCCACTCCGCCAAATACGGATACGCCCCCGTGAGCTTTAGCAATATTGTTAATCAATTCCATAATAAGTACTGTTTTACCCACTCCAGCTCCCCCGAATAGTCCGATTTTTCCTCCACGGCGATAAGGGGCTAAAAGATCTACTACTTTAATTCCTGTTTCAAAAATAGATAATTTTGTATCCAACTGTATAAAGGCGGGCGCAGATCTATGAATAGGAGACGTTGTACTAGTATCTACAGGCCCTAAATTATCAACAGGTTCTCCGAGCACGTTAAAAATTCGTCCCAGAGTCGCTCCCCCGACCGGAACACTTATAGGAGCTCCTGTGTCAATCACTTCCATTCCTCTCGTTAGACCCTCTGTAGCACTCATAGCTACAGCCCTAACTCGATTATTTCCTAATAATTGCTGTACCTCACAAGCCACATTAATTGGTTGACCAACACTATCTCGACCTTGAACTACCAGAGCGTTATAAATATTCGGCATCTTGCCCGGGGGAAAGGCTACATCTAGTACCGGACCGATGATTTGGACGACACGCCCCGGGTTTTTTTTTTCAAGCGTGGAAACCCCAGAACCAGAAGTAGTAGGATTGATTCTCATAATAATAAAATAAATAAATATGTCGAAATGTTTTTGCAAAAATTATCGAATTCAAAATAAATGTCCGCTAGCACGTCGATCGGTTAATTCAATAAAATGGGAATTAGCACTCGATTTCGTTGGCACCATGCAATTGAACCGATTCAATTGTTTACTTATTCACTGAGACTGAGTGAATTTGCAAGCCCACCCAACCTATTTTAATTTTAAAATCTCAAGTGGATGAATCAGAATCTTGAGAAAGTCTTTCATTTGTCTATCATTATAGACAATCCCATCCATATTATCTATTCTATGGAATTCGAACCTGAACTTTATTTTCTATTTCTATTACGATTCATTATTTGTATCTAATTGGCTCCTCTTCTTATTTATTTTTGATTTCAATTTCAGCATATCGATTTATGCCTAGCCTATTCTTTTCTTTGTGTTTTTCTTTCTTTTTTATACCTTTCATAGATTCATAGAGGAATTCCGTATATTTTCACATCTAGGATTTACATATACAACATATACCACTGTCAAGGGGGAAGTTCTTATTATTTAGGTTAGTCAGGTATTTCCATTTCAAAAAAAAAAAAAGTAAAAAAGAAAAATTGGGTTGCGCTATATATATGAAAGAGTATACAATAATGATGTATTTGGCAAATCAAATACCATGGTCTAATAATCAAACATTCTGATTAGTTGATAATATTAGTATTAGTTGGAAATTTTGTGAAAGATTCCTGTGAAAAGTTTCATTAACACGGAATTCGTGTCGAGTAGACCTTGTTGTTGTGAGAATTCTTAATTCATGAGTTGTAGGGAGGGATTTATGTCACCACAAACAGAGACTAAAGCAAGTGTTGGATTCAAAGCTGGTGTTAAAGAGTACAAATTGACTTATTATACTCCTGAGTACCAAACCAAGGATACTGATATATTGGCAGCATTCCGAGTAACTCCTCAACCTGGAGTTCCACCTGAAGAAGCAGGGGCCGCGGTAGCTGCCGAATCTTCTACTGGTACATGGACAACTGTATGGACCGATGGACTTACCAGCCTTGATCGTTACAAAGGGCGATGCTACCGCATCGAGCGTGTTGTTGGAGAAAAAGATCAATATATTGCTTATGTAGCTTACCCTTTAGACCTTTTTGAAGAAGGTTCTGTTACCAACATGTTTACTTCCATTGTAGGTAACGTATTTGGGTTCAAAGCCCTGCGCGCTCTACGTCTGGAAGATCTGCGAATCCCTCCTGCTTATGTTAAAACTTTCCAAGGTCCGCCTCATGGGATCCAAGTTGAAAGAGATAAATTGAACAAGTATGGTCGTCCCCTGTTGGGATGTACTATTAAACCTAAATTGGGGTTATCTGCTAAAAACTACGGTAGAGCTGTTTATGAATGTCTTCGCGGTGGACTTGATTTTACCAAAGATGATGAGAACGTGAACTCACAACCATTTATGCGTTGGAGAGATCGTTTCTTATTTTGTGCCGAAGCACTTTATAAAGCACAGGCTGAAACAGGTGAAATCAAAGGGCATTACTTGAATGCTACTGCAGGTACATGCGAAGAAATGATCAAAAGAGCTGTATTTGCTAGAGAATTGGGCGTTCCGATCGTAATGCATGACTACTTAACGGGGGGATTCACCGCAAATACTAGCTTGGCTCATTATTGCCGAGATAATGGTCTACTTCTTCACATCCACCGTGCAATGCATGCGGTTATTGATAGACAGAAGAATCATGGTATCCACTTCCGGGTATTAGCAAAAGCGTTACGTATGTCTGGTGGAGATCATATTCACTCTGGTACCGTAGTAGGTAAACTTGAAGGTGAAAGAGACATAACTTTGGGCTTTGTTGATTTACTGCGTGATGATTTTGTTGAACAAGATCGAAGTCGCGGTATTTATTTCACTCAAGATTGGGTCTCTTTACCAGGTGTTCTACCCGTGGCTTCAGGAGGTATTCACGTTTGGCATATGCCTGCTCTGACCGAGATCTTTGGGGATGATTCCGTACTACAGTTCGGTGGAGGAACTTTAGGACATCCTTGGGGTAATGCGCCAGGTGCCGTAGCTAATCGAGTAGCTCTAGAAGCATGTGTAAAAGCTCGTAATGAAGGACGTGATCTTGCTCAGGAAGGTAATGAAATTATTCGCGAGGCTTGCAAATGGAGCCCGGAACTAGCTGCTGCTTGTGAAGTATGGAAAGAGATCGTATTTAATTTTGCAGCAGTGGACGTTTTGGATAAGTAAAAACAGTAGACATTAGCAGATAAATTAGCAGGAAATAAAGAAGGATAAGGAGAAAGAACTCAAGTAATTATCCTTCGTTCTCTTAATTGAATTGCAATTAAACTCGGCCCAATCTTTTACTAAAAGGATTGAGCCGAATACAACAAAGATTCTATTGCATATATTTTGACTAAGTATATACTTACCTAGATATACAAGATTTGAAATACAAAATCTAGAAAACTAAATCAAAATCTAAGACTCAAATCTTTCTATTGTTGTCTTGGATCCACAATTAATCCTACGGATCCTTAGGATTGGTATATTCTTTTCTATCCTGTAGTTTGTAGTTTCCCTGAATCAAGCCAAGTATCACACCTCTTTCTACCCATCCTGTATATTGTCCCCTTTGTTCCGTGTTGAAATAGAACCTTAATTTATTACTTATTTTTT
Proteins encoded in this region:
- the atpB gene encoding ATP synthase CF1 beta subunit (ATP synthase CF1 beta subunit); amino-acid sequence: MRINPTTSGSGVSTLEKKNPGRVVQIIGPVLDVAFPPGKMPNIYNALVVQGRDSVGQPINVACEVQQLLGNNRVRAVAMSATEGLTRGMEVIDTGAPISVPVGGATLGRIFNVLGEPVDNLGPVDTSTTSPIHRSAPAFIQLDTKLSIFETGIKVVDLLAPYRRGGKIGLFGGAGVGKTVLIMELINNIAKAHGGVSVFGGVGERTREGNDLYMEMKESGVINEENIAESKVALVYGQMNEPPGARMRVGLTALTMAEYFRDVNEQDVLLFIDNIFRFVQAGSEVSALLGRMPSAVGYQPTLSTEMGSLQERITSTKEGSITSIQAVYVPADDLTDPAPATTFAHLDATTVLSRGLAAKGIYPAVDPLDSTSTMLQPRIVGEEHYETAQRVKQTLQRYKELQDIIAILGLDELSEEDRLLVARARKIERFLSQPFFVAEVFTGSPGKYVGLAETIRGFQLILSGELDGLPEQAFYLVGNIDEATAKAMNLEMESNLKK
- the ndhC gene encoding NADH dehydrogenase subunit 3; this encodes MFLLYEYDFFWAFLIISILVPILAFLISGVLAPISKGPEKLSTYESGIEPMGDAWLQFRIRYYMFALVFVVFDVETVFLYPWAMSFDVLGVSVFIEAFIFVLILIIGLVYAWRKGALEWS
- a CDS encoding hypothetical protein (ORF74) produces the protein MKSNRLEIFLISYRFLSKRNNWNRGFISFVFFLKKKEVFMLFRTIQFFSLWDLFPMRGNEKNSRMDCYLCLDHG
- a CDS encoding hypothetical protein (ORF70A) yields the protein MEWLVITNETFLRFQAKVKIKKKNRPFKYSKLNGKMAGRETYRWGIYPSILNCGFRNDKIIFDWTKKGLL
- the ndhJ gene encoding NADH dehydrogenase subunit J, whose product is MQGRLSAWLVKHGLIHRSLGFDYQGIETLQIKPEDWHSIAVIFYVYGYNYLRSQCAYDVAPGGLLASVYHLTRIEDGVDQPEEVCIKVFASRRNPRIPSVFWVWKSVDFQERESYDMLGISYDNHPRLKRILMPESWIGWPLRKDYIAPNFYEIQDAH
- the rps4 gene encoding ribosomal protein S4; the encoded protein is MSRYRGPRFKKIRRLGALPGLTNKKPRNGSDLRNQSRSGKKSQYRIRLEEKQKLRFHYGLTERQLLKYVRIARKAKGSTGQVLLQLLEMRLDNILFRLGMASTIPAARQLVNHRHILVNGRIVDIPSYRCKPRDIITAKDEQKSRALIQISLDSSPHEELPNHLTLHPFQYKGLVNQIIDSKWVGLKINELLVVEYYSRQT
- the atpE gene encoding ATP synthase CF1 epsilon subunit, with protein sequence MTLNLSVLTPNRIVWDSEVEEIVLSTNSGQIGILPNHAPIATAVDIGILRIRLNDQWLTMALMGGFARIGNNEITVLVNDAEKGSDIDPQEAQQTLELAEANVKKAEGRRQKIEANLALRRARTRVEAINPIS
- the rbcL gene encoding ribulose-1,5-bisphosphate carboxylase/oxygenase large subunit, coding for MSPQTETKASVGFKAGVKEYKLTYYTPEYQTKDTDILAAFRVTPQPGVPPEEAGAAVAAESSTGTWTTVWTDGLTSLDRYKGRCYRIERVVGEKDQYIAYVAYPLDLFEEGSVTNMFTSIVGNVFGFKALRALRLEDLRIPPAYVKTFQGPPHGIQVERDKLNKYGRPLLGCTIKPKLGLSAKNYGRAVYECLRGGLDFTKDDENVNSQPFMRWRDRFLFCAEALYKAQAETGEIKGHYLNATAGTCEEMIKRAVFARELGVPIVMHDYLTGGFTANTSLAHYCRDNGLLLHIHRAMHAVIDRQKNHGIHFRVLAKALRMSGGDHIHSGTVVGKLEGERDITLGFVDLLRDDFVEQDRSRGIYFTQDWVSLPGVLPVASGGIHVWHMPALTEIFGDDSVLQFGGGTLGHPWGNAPGAVANRVALEACVKARNEGRDLAQEGNEIIREACKWSPELAAACEVWKEIVFNFAAVDVLDK
- the ndhK gene encoding NADH dehydrogenase subunit K → MVLAPEYSDNKKKNGKNKIETVMNSIQFPLLDRTTQNSVISTTLNDLSNWSRLSSLWPLLYGTSCCFIEFASLIGSRFDFDRYGLVPRSSPRQADLILTAGTVTMKMAPSLVRLYEQMPEPKYVIAMGACTITGGMFSTDSYSTVRGVDKLIPVDVYLPGCPPKPEAVIDAITKLRKKISRELYEDRIRSQRANRCFTTNHKFHVQHSIHTGNYDQRVLYQPPSTSEIPTEIFFKYKNSVSSPELVN